The sequence below is a genomic window from Coffea arabica cultivar ET-39 chromosome 8e, Coffea Arabica ET-39 HiFi, whole genome shotgun sequence.
GCTCTGGTAATTTTAACTCTTCCCCAAACAGCGTCCCCGCCTCACGGGGTGGTTTTGTACCGGTAATTATTCCATTGCTATTGCTTTTTAACGTTTGACCATGGTGGGTGGGATTGGACTTGGATATTTACTCCTTTGAAAGTACTGTCGCAACATTTAGTAATTTAGATCTGCGCTAATGTTCTTAACAATCCAAGTAGCATTTGCCGATCCTTTGTAACATTTCTGCTTCGTGCTTGTTGCATTGACTGGTACCCTTGCCCACAAGCAGAGACTTTTGCAAGAAAATGTTGTACAGAATCTTTAAATCCCCAGTCCTACACGATTTTGGTTTCTGAGGGATTCTATTCTATTTCCCGGACGCTAAAATACTATCCACATTTCCAATCTTCTATTCTTTAAGCCATGACTCATTCAATTTCCCTCTTACTCTGATTAGGAAAAATGAGCAGTGACGGAAATGAAAATGGAGCTGAAACATCTCCACAAAGGCGAGCTCCACGTCTGAATGAGCGAATACTCTCATCTTTGTCAAGGAGATCGGTGGCTGCTCATCCTTGGCATGATCTTGAGATCGGTAAATTTGAAATATGATTCTGTAATTATTATTTCCTGATTTCACTGCATGTTATCCGATTCCTTTATGAAGTCACAATCACCTGATACTTTTACTGCTTTTCTGTTAAACCAGGGCCCGGGGCTCCTCAAATTTTCAACGTTGTATGTATCACTCTCCTTACTCCTAGAAGCATATTTCTTCAAGGATCCCTTTGCTGTTCCAAATATGTTCTACTAAATGATATCTTAAACTTACGCTTTAGTAATTGCAACACTCTTATCTGGGGACTGACATTCTAATAAATGTAAACACAATGCTACAACTTTTTGATGATCTTGATTTATACCACTACTTCCTCCAGATCATTAAGACCCCGTCACCTCCTGAAAATCACAAATCCACCTAGGAGGATAATGTCCAAAAGATTTCCTTTGAATGTGTTTCTAGAAAGAAGTCATTCATCTGACTCCATGAATGAATTTGCTCATCTTTACATGTTGCTACTGCTATATTTCGTTTCTAATTGAATCAAAATGCAGTTTGCCACATAGTTTCTGCAGCCACAGTTTTAGTTGCTGTATGGCCCCTAACACCCATCTTATTTGTCTAGCACATATagaatttgggaaaaaaaaaatcttattgtAGAAGCTTTTTTGCTTGAACCTTGAAATGTAGTGTACTTGTCTACTGACTCTGTGGCTTCATCatcttcttttattttactgCTACAGGTTATTGAGAtaacaaagggaagcaaagtCAAGTACGAACTTGACAAGAAAACTGGTCTGATCAAGGTATGATGAAGTTCCTTTAGCATGTGCAGAGTTTGAGATTATTTTCAATATGAAGCTACTTTCTTTCACATACATACTATAAGGTTCTGCAGATCAGGATGCAACTTAATCAAGAAGCACAAAAGTATTAGTTCCAAAATTACATTTGGCCTTTGGATTTGTTTGGTGATTTGTTTAGATGCACTTTGCTCACTCTGTCTTACAATGGCACCTTAGGTGGATCGTATCTTGTATTCATCAGTGGTCTATCCTCACAACTATGGCTTCATTCCGAGAACGCTGTGTGAAGATAATGATCCAATGGATGTGTTAGTTCTAATGCAGGCAAGGAGAGTTGCAATATGAACTACTAATTAGATTTTCTTTACATGAATTTATGTTTTGTAAAACAATGCTCTTAATGCATCCTTACTAGTTTTTTGAAAGATGGTTGATGAAACACAAATTGACGTCTGTAACAGGAACCTGTTCTCCCTGGTTGCTTTCTTCGAGCAAGGGCCGTGGGCCTGATGCCCATGATTGATCAGGTACAATACAAACTCCTTCCCTCCTAGTGAACATAATTTCAGTGCTGTCATCAGTGGATTTTCATAAGATGACTTCTTCTTAAACCAGGGAGAGAAGGATGATAAGATTATTGCAGTATGTGCTGATGATCCAGAGTATCGGCACTACACAGATATCAATCAGCTTCCCCCCCATCGTCTTGCTGAAATCCGTCGATTTTTTGAGGACTGTATGCTCGCTACCAACATATTATTTTGCATAAAATTGTTTTAGGATCTGTCAGCTATACTGCATGGCTTTTTATGGTAAACATGATGTTTTTGTTGGTATGTTGTTTAGACAAGAAGAATGAGAACAAGGAGGTTGCAGTGAATGAGTTTCTGCCTGCTGCTACAGCTGTTGATGCCATGCAATACTCCATGTAAGTGCCCATTTGACGCCTGGATTTAGCAGTAGGATGGAAATGCATATTTTGAACATGATAAATGGGCCTTAATGACGATGCATTTCTCAAGAGGGACTTTATGAGCTGCTTTTGGTGCAGGGACCTCTATGCTGAGTACATACTGCAAACATTGAGGAAGTAGATGAAATAGCATGGCGTTCTTCACTACTTCTCCGTACTGCTAATGCCTGAAGCAAAAGGCATGGTATCCTCAATTTGAGAGGATATAGGATATTTGATTTTCAACTATGTAGACATTTGATTTGTTTCAATGTTAGACGAACTGAACATAATATTCGGgttggtttattttgtttgaactCTGAATGTTATTTTGAAGTTTAAAGTTTGCGATTGTTAAACGAGGAGCTGAGTTTTACACCGTTTACAGGCCGACTTTGGTACTCGAATTGAGTTTCATATTCAAGTGAGAGAGTAGtgctttattttgaaattgataCGAGGCAAGGAGCTTTGGACGAAATGTCCAACATAGCGGTATGAAATAGTTCTCTACTATGCTTAAGTAGCCCTTTTGCAGTGTTCTTGATGGAGGACACTAAAACGTCCCGAATGGGATTGCCTCTCCGTGAAAACTATGTACTAACTGTTACTTCCACATGATGTTTATATAAAACGTCGAACAGCAGGATGATAAAAACATAATTTTGGCACTGAGACCCCAATCTGTCGACAGCGAGCGTTGCCATATAACGATCGACATGTCCACTTAGCTATTAAGTGCAATTTACCAACAAGAAGCAAAAAAGTTTGACGTATTCTGGAATGAACCAGGTGGGATTACAGACCCCATCAGAATATCAAATTTCTATGTTATCAATGATAATCAGAAATAGAAAACGGCAACCTCCTAacaattaagtgcaatttaacgATCGACATGTGCAATTTATCAATTTAACGAGCGTTGCCATATAACGATCGACACGTCCACTTAGCTATTAAGTGCAATTTACCAACAAGAAGCAAAAAAGTTTGACGTATTCTGGAATGAACCAGGTGGGATTACAGACCCCATCAGAATATCAAATTTCTATGTTATCAATGATAATCAGAAATAGAAAACGACAACCTCCTAACTGCCCACCAACAACTTCCAGaagaaagttttaaaaattgtcAGATCACAAACTTCAGCTTGATGTTCGAAAAAGAGCTCTGCTGATGATACCGGTGGCTTCAATGTAGCGATCCACACACCTTGAGACACAACTACTCTCACTACCACTCAGGCTGCTCCCAGGTTTGGTGATACACTTCTCAAAGCACTTTCCCCTCAAAGTCTAGATCATGGTTGCAAAAACAAAGCAAAGCTTTCACAATGATGAATCGACAAAACCATTTACATGATCAATAGGTTAATGTTTAGCAGAAATGGAATGCTCAACCTCAATTTCATACATTGAAAAACCAGcttaataaaaggaaaattgaaagccgccaaaaaaaaagggcagcCGAGTTTGCATGTAGTCAATTATTCATCCAGGCAACA
It includes:
- the LOC113703821 gene encoding soluble inorganic pyrophosphatase PPA1; its protein translation is MSSDGNENGAETSPQRRAPRLNERILSSLSRRSVAAHPWHDLEIGPGAPQIFNVVIEITKGSKVKYELDKKTGLIKVDRILYSSVVYPHNYGFIPRTLCEDNDPMDVLVLMQEPVLPGCFLRARAVGLMPMIDQGEKDDKIIAVCADDPEYRHYTDINQLPPHRLAEIRRFFEDYKKNENKEVAVNEFLPAATAVDAMQYSMDLYAEYILQTLRK
- the LOC113703087 gene encoding mitochondrial import inner membrane translocase subunit Tim13 produces the protein MDPYSSSSSSSSSSGASPQVSTEDIMDQVKLQLAQAYAEEFLETLRGKCFEKCITKPGSSLSGSESSCVSRCVDRYIEATGIISRALFRTSS